A single window of Arvicanthis niloticus isolate mArvNil1 chromosome X, mArvNil1.pat.X, whole genome shotgun sequence DNA harbors:
- the Nyx gene encoding nyctalopin, with product MLILLLHAVLFSLPCTRATEACLRACPAACTCSTVERGCSVRCDRAGLQRVPTEFPCEVASIDLDRNGLRILGERAFGTLPSLRRLSLRHNNLSFITPGAFKGLPRLAELRLAHNGELRYLHVRTFAALGRLRRLDLAACRLFSVPERLLAELPALRELTAFDNLFRRVPGAIRGLANLTHAHFERSRIEAVASSSLLGMRRLRSLNLQANRVRAVHAGAFGDCGALEDLLLNDNLLASLPAAAFRGLRRLRTLNLGGNALGSVARAWFSDLPELELLYLDRNSITFVEEGAFQNLSGLLALHLNGNRLTVLSWAAFQPGFFLGRLFLFRNPWRCDCQLEWLRDWMEGSGRVADVACASPGSVAGQDLSQVVFERSSDGLCVDPDELNFTTSSPGPSPEPVATTVSRFSSLLSKLLAPRAPIEEGANTTWELVNVSLNDSFRSHGVMVSCYKATFLFTSFLLLSLTQYVVLGLQRD from the coding sequence CGGTGCTCTTCAGCCTGCCCTGCACCCGGGCCACCGAGGCCTGTCTGCGGGCCTGCCCTGCGGCCTGCACCTGCAGTACCGTGGAGCGTGGCTGCTCAGTGCGCTGTGACCGTGCGGGCCTCCAGCGGGTGCCCACTGAGTTTCCGTGCGAGGTGGCCTCCATCGACCTGGACCGGAATGGCCTGCGCATCCTGGGCGAGCGGGCCTTTGGCACGCTGCCGTCGTTGCGCCGCCTGTCGCTGCGCCACAACAACCTGTCCTTCATCACACCCGGCGCCTTCAAGGGCCTGCCGCGGTTGGCCGAGCTGCGCCTGGCGCACAACGGCGAGCTGCGCTACCTGCACGTGCGGACCTTCGCGGCCCTGGGCCGCCTGCGCCGCCTGGATCTGGCGGCCTGCCGCCTCTTCAGCGTCCCCGAGCGTCTCCTGGCCGAGCTGCCGGCCCTTCGGGAGCTCACGGCCTTCGACAATCTCTTCCGCCGGGTGCCCGGCGCGATCCGGGGCCTGGCTAACCTGACGCACGCGCATTTCGAGCGCAGTCGCATCGAGGCCGTGGCCTCCAGCTCGCTGCTGGGCATGCGGCGTCTGCGCTCGCTCAACCTGCAGGCCAACCGCGTGCGCGCGGTGCATGCCGGGGCCTTTGGCGACTGTGGCGCCCTGGAGGACCTGCTGCTCAACGACAACCTGTTGGCCTCGCTGCCCGCCGCCGCCTTCCGCGGCCTTCGCCGCCTGCGCACCCTAAATCTGGGCGGCAACGCGCTGGGCAGCGTGGCACGCGCCTGGTTCTCCGACCTGCCAGAGCTCGAGCTGCTGTACCTGGACCGCAACAGCATCACCTTTGTGGAGGAAGGCGCCTTCCAGAATCTCTCGGGCCTCCTGGCTCTGCATCTCAATGGCAACCGCCTCACTGTGCTCTCCTGGGCCGCCTTCCAGCCAGGCTTCTTCCTGGGCCGCCTCTTCCTCTTCCGCAACCCGTGGCGCTGCGATTGCCAGCTGGAGTGGCTGCGTGATTGGATGGAGGGCTCTGGGCGCGTGGCTGATGTGGCGTGCGCCTCCCCAGGCTCTGTAGCCGGCCAGGACCTCAGCCAGGTGGTCTTTGAGCGCTCCTCTGATGGCCTCTGCGTGGACCCCGATGAGCTGAACTTCACCACGTCCAGTCCAGGCCCGAGTCCAGAGCCAGTGGCCACCACTGTGAGCAGGTTCAGCAGCCTCCTCTCCAAGCTGCTGGCCCCAAGGGCCCCTATAGAGGAGGGAGCCAACACCACCTGGGAGCTGGTCAACGTCTCATTGAATGACAGCTTTCGGTCCCATGGAGTGATGGTCTCGTGCTATAAGGCCACCTTTCTCTTCACCTCTTTCCTCTTGCTCAGCCTGACCCAGTATGTGGTGTTGGGCCTGCAGAGGGACTGA